The Terriglobia bacterium genome contains a region encoding:
- a CDS encoding sodium:alanine symporter family protein has protein sequence MREFWALAAAWVWGPPTIILLMGTGIYLSFRLRFAHLRKFKWGWQFAFQSAAARAEARQDGAALQGDISPWQSMMTMLAGAIGNGNIAGVATAIAIGGPGAIFWMWASGLFAMATKYSEAVLGLKLRERLPDGSMAGGPMYYLKNGVRSPVLAWVFAFLAGMAAMTTGPLAQTNSMALVLNTEFQIPRWLSGAAIAVGVWLVVIGGIKSIARFAEKLVPVKVTLYVGGCLYVILAHAHLLPQTVALILESAFTPAAAIGGFVGARVIDAARLGAARGLYANEAGLGTAGMAYGAARSRSPVRQGLIATVDVFVITFITCTMTALVVTITGKWTSGALSTPLVASAFNTSIPVAGGWMVAVSSFLFGYSNLVGWAYYGELCFGYIFRSNVLKIYAWIYCGLIFVGAVTEVKTVWDYADTMNGLQIFPNLIGLLVLAPLVVSATRGYFNGAKATGSGAVRSP, from the coding sequence ATGCGCGAGTTCTGGGCACTGGCAGCTGCGTGGGTGTGGGGGCCGCCGACGATCATCCTGTTGATGGGCACCGGCATTTACCTTTCCTTCCGCCTCAGGTTTGCACACCTGCGAAAGTTCAAATGGGGCTGGCAATTCGCCTTCCAGAGTGCCGCCGCCCGGGCTGAAGCCCGGCAGGACGGCGCCGCACTCCAGGGCGACATCTCGCCCTGGCAGTCGATGATGACGATGCTCGCCGGCGCCATCGGAAACGGCAACATTGCCGGCGTGGCCACTGCCATTGCCATAGGCGGGCCGGGCGCCATTTTCTGGATGTGGGCCAGCGGCCTGTTTGCCATGGCGACCAAGTACAGCGAGGCAGTTCTCGGGCTGAAGTTGCGCGAGCGACTTCCGGACGGCAGCATGGCGGGCGGCCCCATGTACTACCTGAAGAATGGCGTCCGGTCGCCGGTGCTCGCATGGGTGTTTGCCTTTCTGGCCGGAATGGCCGCCATGACCACCGGGCCGCTGGCTCAAACCAACTCGATGGCATTGGTGCTCAACACCGAGTTTCAAATCCCGAGATGGCTCTCCGGGGCGGCCATCGCCGTGGGCGTCTGGCTGGTCGTCATCGGGGGCATCAAGAGCATCGCCCGCTTTGCCGAAAAGCTGGTCCCAGTCAAGGTGACCCTATACGTAGGCGGTTGTCTTTACGTCATCCTCGCGCACGCCCACCTGCTGCCCCAGACCGTGGCCCTGATTCTGGAGAGCGCCTTCACCCCGGCGGCCGCCATCGGCGGGTTCGTCGGAGCCCGTGTGATCGATGCGGCCCGGCTGGGCGCCGCGCGCGGACTCTATGCCAATGAAGCAGGGCTCGGGACTGCCGGCATGGCCTACGGCGCGGCCCGCAGCCGCAGCCCGGTGCGCCAGGGATTGATCGCAACGGTGGATGTTTTCGTCATCACCTTCATCACCTGCACGATGACTGCCCTCGTGGTCACCATCACAGGGAAGTGGACCAGCGGTGCCCTGAGCACCCCCTTGGTGGCGTCGGCCTTCAATACCAGCATCCCGGTCGCGGGAGGCTGGATGGTGGCCGTGAGCTCCTTTCTGTTTGGTTACTCCAATCTTGTGGGGTGGGCGTATTACGGGGAACTCTGCTTCGGGTACATTTTCCGGTCCAACGTCCTCAAGATCTACGCCTGGATCTATTGCGGTCTGATATTCGTGGGCGCCGTCACCGAGGTGAAGACCGTTTGGGACTATGCCGACACTATGAACGGCCTCCAGATTTTCCCCAACCTGATCGGGTTGCTTGTATTGGCGCCCCTGGTGGTATCTGCCACCCGCGGCTACTTCAACGGCGCGAAGGCAACCGGGAGCGGCGCGGTGCGCAGCCCGTAG